The proteins below come from a single Mya arenaria isolate MELC-2E11 chromosome 6, ASM2691426v1 genomic window:
- the LOC128238299 gene encoding bile acid-CoA:amino acid N-acyltransferase-like isoform X2, with protein sequence MLKSVRRLAVLSSHVQNVNRNMCLSGATATSARAPIIFVHPKFCLVDEKITIRLTGLASNQIVTFVADVRENGSVFESRCVYRADDSGVVDNCTSESLDGTFKGVEQMGLFWSLKSVGARAAMRLVKKDVTRPMEFTIRVFDGNQAEAPEVLSDPLTKTVVRRTFMAPHVKRLPLRDGRFRGTVFLPEGTGPFPALIDMFGGLVSQVETRAALLASHGYATLSLAYLYSEGLPQMLMDVDIDYIQEAFEWFSRLEYIDANRLGAVGLCFGGFLALTLTSILPQIKAVVNINGISITPGEHFGKIDSLGKEWPVSTAIYLTDEGLVTRDKFDCPNPVPVKAWQHGAKILVVVGEDDKQVHPKWHTFFQDNIPAQFKDNLQVIRYPDTGHLIEPPHMPFIRAIEPGRKRMMTLDFMPEEFKDEKVMCGGHMVAHSHAQEDAWRRILDFLNMHLGTGSGS encoded by the exons ATGTTAAAATCAGTGCGTCGACTAGCCGTGCTGAGCTCACACGTACAAAATGTCAACCGGAATATGTGCTTATCTGGCGCTACAGCAACGTCCGCCCGTGCGCCGATCATTTTCGTACATCCGAAGTTCTGTTTGGTGGATGAGAAGATAACGATTCGTCTGACGGGACTAGCGTCCAATCAGATTGTGACGTTTGTTGCTGATGTCAGAGAGAACGGAAGTGTGTTCGAGTCGCGGTGCGTTTACCGAGCAGACGACAGCGGTGTCGTGGACAACTGCACGAGCGAGTCACTAGATGGCACTTTTAAAG GCGTAGAACAGATGGGCCTGTTCTGGAGTCTAAAATCCGTGGGTGCGAGGGCAGCTATGCGACTTGTGAAGAAAGACGTCACGCGGCCGATGGAGTTCACTATCCGTGTGTTCGACGGGAACCAGGCTGAAGCGCCGGAAGTCCTTTCTGACCCCCTCACTAAGACCGTGGTGCGCCGGACATTTATGGCACCACATGTGAAACGTCTGCCCCTGAGGGATGGCCGCTTTAGGGGAACGGTGTTTCTGCCAGAAG GCACGGGGCCATTCCCGGCCCTGATAGATATGTTTGGTGGCCTTGTGTCCCAGGTTGAGACGCGGGCTGCACTATTGGCTTCTCACGGTTACGCTACACTAAGTCTCGCCTACTTGTACTCTGAGGGATTACCGCAGATGCTTATGGACGTGGACATCGACTACATACAG GAGGCGTTTGAGTGGTTCTCACGGCTGGAGTACATTGACGCCAACCGGCTTGGGGCCGTTGGGCTGTGTTTCGGAGGTTTCCTAGCCCTTACTCTGACATCAATCCTACCTCAG ATCAAAGCGGTCGTAAACATCAACGGTATATCAATTACTCCTGGtgaacattttggtaaaatcgACAGTCTTGGAAAAGAATG GCCTGTTTCTACAGCAATATATCTGACTGACGAAGGTTTAGTGACACGTGACAAATTTGACTGTCCAAATCCTGTACCCGTAAAA GCGTGGCAGCACGGGGCCAAGATCCTAGTTGTAGTAGGGGAAGATGATAAGCAAGTCCATCCCAAGTGGCACACGTTCTTCCAAGACAACATACCTGCACAGTTCAAGGACAATTTGCAG GTTATACGTTACCCGGACACTGGCCATCTTATAGAACCACCACACATGCCATTCATCCGAGCAATAGAACCAGGCAGAAAACGTATGATGACCCTCGACTTCATGCCAGAAGAGTTTAAAG atGAGAAGGTCATGTGTGGCGGCCACATGGTGGCACACAGTCACGCCCAGGAAGACGCCTGGCGGAGAATACTCGACTTCCTCAACATGCACTTGGGCACTGGGTCAGGGAGTTGA
- the LOC128238299 gene encoding peroxisomal succinyl-coenzyme A thioesterase-like isoform X1 — translation MLKSVRRLAVLSSHVQNVNRNMCLSGATATSARAPIIFVHPKFCLVDEKITIRLTGLASNQIVTFVADVRENGSVFESRCVYRADDSGVVDNCTSESLDGTFKGVEQMGLFWSLKSVGARAAMRLVKKDVTRPMEFTIRVFDGNQAEAPEVLSDPLTKTVVRRTFMAPHVKRLPLRDGRFRGTVFLPEGTGPFPALIDMFGGLVSQVETRAALLASHGYATLSLAYLYSEGLPQMLMDVDIDYIQEAFEWFSRLEYIDANRLGAVGLCFGGFLALTLTSILPQIKAVVNINGISITPGEHFGKIDSLGKEWPKKEGVEITEEGLDLTPAYECKNPRAVPAWQHGAKILVVVGEDDKQVHPKWHTFFQDNIPAQFKDNLQVIRYPDTGHLIEPPHMPFIRAIEPGRKRMMTLDFMPEEFKDEKVMCGGHMVAHSHAQEDAWRRILDFLNMHLGTGSGS, via the exons ATGTTAAAATCAGTGCGTCGACTAGCCGTGCTGAGCTCACACGTACAAAATGTCAACCGGAATATGTGCTTATCTGGCGCTACAGCAACGTCCGCCCGTGCGCCGATCATTTTCGTACATCCGAAGTTCTGTTTGGTGGATGAGAAGATAACGATTCGTCTGACGGGACTAGCGTCCAATCAGATTGTGACGTTTGTTGCTGATGTCAGAGAGAACGGAAGTGTGTTCGAGTCGCGGTGCGTTTACCGAGCAGACGACAGCGGTGTCGTGGACAACTGCACGAGCGAGTCACTAGATGGCACTTTTAAAG GCGTAGAACAGATGGGCCTGTTCTGGAGTCTAAAATCCGTGGGTGCGAGGGCAGCTATGCGACTTGTGAAGAAAGACGTCACGCGGCCGATGGAGTTCACTATCCGTGTGTTCGACGGGAACCAGGCTGAAGCGCCGGAAGTCCTTTCTGACCCCCTCACTAAGACCGTGGTGCGCCGGACATTTATGGCACCACATGTGAAACGTCTGCCCCTGAGGGATGGCCGCTTTAGGGGAACGGTGTTTCTGCCAGAAG GCACGGGGCCATTCCCGGCCCTGATAGATATGTTTGGTGGCCTTGTGTCCCAGGTTGAGACGCGGGCTGCACTATTGGCTTCTCACGGTTACGCTACACTAAGTCTCGCCTACTTGTACTCTGAGGGATTACCGCAGATGCTTATGGACGTGGACATCGACTACATACAG GAGGCGTTTGAGTGGTTCTCACGGCTGGAGTACATTGACGCCAACCGGCTTGGGGCCGTTGGGCTGTGTTTCGGAGGTTTCCTAGCCCTTACTCTGACATCAATCCTACCTCAG ATCAAAGCGGTCGTAAACATCAACGGTATATCAATTACTCCTGGtgaacattttggtaaaatcgACAGTCTTGGAAAAGAATG GCCGAAGAAGGAAGGAGTGGAGATTACTGAGGAAGGACTCGACCTTACACCGGCGTATGAATGCAAAAATCCCAGAGCTGTGCCT GCGTGGCAGCACGGGGCCAAGATCCTAGTTGTAGTAGGGGAAGATGATAAGCAAGTCCATCCCAAGTGGCACACGTTCTTCCAAGACAACATACCTGCACAGTTCAAGGACAATTTGCAG GTTATACGTTACCCGGACACTGGCCATCTTATAGAACCACCACACATGCCATTCATCCGAGCAATAGAACCAGGCAGAAAACGTATGATGACCCTCGACTTCATGCCAGAAGAGTTTAAAG atGAGAAGGTCATGTGTGGCGGCCACATGGTGGCACACAGTCACGCCCAGGAAGACGCCTGGCGGAGAATACTCGACTTCCTCAACATGCACTTGGGCACTGGGTCAGGGAGTTGA